A stretch of Heterodontus francisci isolate sHetFra1 unplaced genomic scaffold, sHetFra1.hap1 HAP1_SCAFFOLD_1438, whole genome shotgun sequence DNA encodes these proteins:
- the LOC137360206 gene encoding keratin-associated protein 4-11-like, which produces MSVCVCLSLCVCVCLSVFVCVCLSLCVCVCLCVCVSVCRCVCVCVCSYVCVCLFVSLCVCVSVCLCASVCLSLCVCVSLSVFVCVCVCQSVCLCVCVCLSLCVCLSLCVCLSLCLSVFVSVCLCACLVSVCLCACLSVFVCVRVCLCVCVCLSLCVHVCVSLSLCMCVSVCLCACVCQSVFVRVRVCLSLCVCVCLSLCMCVSVCLCACVCHLSLCMCVSVCLCACLSVFVRVCLSLCVSVCLCVCACLSIFVCACVSVYLCVCVCVSLSLCVCVSVCLCACVSVCLCACVSVCLCACVSICLSLCARVCVSVCLCVCVSVCLSLCARVCVSVCLCVCASVFVCKLTDSQV; this is translated from the exons atgtctgtgtgtgtctgtctgtctttgtgtgtgtgtgtgtgtctgtctgtctttgtgtgtgtctgtctgtctttgtgtgtgtgtgtctgtctttgtgtgtgtgtgtctgtctgtcgttgtgtttgtgtctgtgt atgttcctatgtgtgtgtctgtttgtttgtgtctttgtgcgtgtgcgtgtctgtctgtctttgtgcgtcagtctgtctgtctttgtgcgtgtgtgtcagtctgtctgtctttgtgtgtgtgtgtgtgtgtcagtctgtctgtctttgtgtgtgtgtctgtctgtctttgtgtgtctgtctgtctttgtgtgtctgtctgtctttgtgtctgtctgtctttgtgtctgtctgtctttgtgcgtgtct cgtgtctgtctgtctttgtgcgtgtctgtctgtctttgtgtgtgtgcgtgtctgtctctgtgtgtgtgtctgtctgtctttgtgtgtgcatgtgtgtgtcagtctgtctttgtgcatgtgtgtgtcagtctgtctttgtgcatgtgtgtgtcagtctgtctttgtgcgtgtgcgtgtctgtctgtctttgtgtgtgtgcgtctgtctgtctttgtgcatgtgtgtgtcagtctgtctttgtgcatgtgtgtgtca tctgtcttTGTGCATGTgcgtgtctgtctgtctttgtgcgtgtctgtctgtctttgtgcgtgtctgtctgtctttgtgcgtgtctgtctgtctttgtgtgtgtgcgtgtctgtctatctttgtgtgtgcgtgtgtgtctgtctatctttgtgtgtgcgtgtgtgtcagtcTGTCTTTGTGCGTGTGCGTGTCAGTCTGTCTTTGTGCGTGCGTGTCAGTCTGTCTTTGTGCGTgcgtgtctgtctgtctttgtgcgtgtgtgtcaatctgtctgtctttgtgtgcgcgtgtgtgtgtgtctgtctgtctttgtgtgtgtgtgtcagtctgtctgtctttgtgtgcgcgtgtgtgtgtgtctgtctgtctttgtgtgtgtgcgtctgtctttGTGTGTAAGCTTACTGATTCTCAGGTTTAA